TAAAAAACCATTAATTATAACTTCTGATAAAAACGTTATTGTTGAAGACATCTCAAAGAATATGGAATTATTAGATGCAAAATATATTGCCTATCCCTTTGGCTCTTATAATAATACTACTATTGAATATCTAAGGGAAACAAATCACGAAATGGCTTTTACAGTAAAACAAGGATACGTAACACCAGGGTTAAATAAATATGAACTGCCCCGATTTGAAATAGTACCAGAAACAACTATGGAAGAATTTATAAATATAGTACAATAACCTATTAAACAAAAGTAGAGGATAATTTTTAAAATTATCCTCTACTTTTGTTTAATGAGTTTTCCCTTCTAGTGTTTTTATATCCTTCTTATTTTCTATTGCTCCTTCAATAGCTAAAGCCAAAGCCTTAACTATATCATCTAAATTCATACTTGCTACTTCCTTTTTATCAACAACTTGCTCTGGCAGGAAAGGTACATGAATAAACCCACCCTTTATATCTGGATACTTTTTATCTATTAAATATAGTAATCCATACATTATGTGGTTACATACATAAGTACCAGCCGTATTTGATACACTAGCAGGTATCCCACCTTCTCTAATATTTTTTACCATAGCCTTTATAGGAAGTTTTGCAAAATAAGCATTTTCTCCATCTTCGAATATTGGCTCATTTAAAGTTCCTACTATTAGCAGTACTCATTCTGCTGCAATAAACACATTTTACCCATAAAAGTTTACAAAATTCTCCGTTGCTGAAGATAAAACTTTTATGCTCTCTACCTCTTTCTCTGGAATCTCTCCATATTTATTTACAGCTACCCCTTCTGCCATTGGATAAATAAGTGGCCTTATAAATTCTACATGCCCACCAATCCTTAAAGA
The Tissierellales bacterium genome window above contains:
- a CDS encoding DUF969 family protein; translated protein: MPTPIIGLLEKYGLKERVDYLISNIKAATTGKILLIYMVIRTLASVLSLRIGGHVEFIRPLIYPMAEGVAVNKYGEIPEKEVESIKVLSSATENFVNFYG